CTGTATCGATCATGGAATCGAGCCGCCCGCCGTCCGGCAGGTCGCCGGCAAGCCTCCGAAAGGCAGAATCCATCTCGCCGCACGCCATTCTGGGGCACATGTCATGATCGAAGTTCGCGACGACGGATCCGGAATCGATCTTGACCTGGTTCGAAATAGAGCGATGGCGATGGGCCTGGTCGGCGCTGAGGCCGATCTGAATGACAAAGAGCTTTATGGGCTCTTATTTCACTCCGGGTTCTCGACCGCCGCCTCTGTGAGCAACGTTTCGGGACGGGGCGTCGGGATGGATGTGGTGAAACGGGCCATTGACGGGCTGTGCGGCGGAATCGATATTTTCAGCCGTCCGGGAGAAGGAACCACCTTTACCCTCAAGTTGCCGCTGACCCTCGCCATCATCGATGGCCTGCTGGTGAAAATTAGCGGTGATTTCTTCATTTTTCCCCTGTCGGCGGTCGAGGAATGCATTGAATTGCACAAAACGGATGCTGAAAAGGCGCACGGCAGGAATCTGGTCACTGTTCGAGGCGAGATTCTACCTTACATCAGGCTCAGGGAGCAGTTTGCCATCGCAGGAAAATCGCCGGAGATCGAACAGGTTGTGCTGACCGAAGCCGACGGGCAGCGGGTAGGATTCGTGGTGGACGAGGTAGTCGGGGAGCATCAGGCGGTTATCAAGGCCTTGGGGCGCATGTATCGCGATGTCAGAGGACTCTCCGGAGCTACGGTCCTGGGCGACGGCAGCGTGGCCCTGATCCTTGATCTGCCACAACTTGTTCAGATCGAGGAGTCCCTGGCTTGTTAACTCGGGGAGTAGTCGTCATATGAATGTTGGGCATCCTTTTTTGCAGTGAAAAGGCGGGACCCAACGTTTTCAGAAGCTGGAGGAGATAACGATGAAAATTTTTGCCAAGCTTACAGGCGCGTTTGCCATTGTCGCCCTGATCTGCGGTTTGGTGGGCGGCATCGGATGGTATGGGCTGGACAACACCGCCGAAGGCCTCAACGACCTGGGACGAGTCAAGCTGCCGGCCATACAGGGACTCGGGCTGGTGATGGAGGGGATGAACGGGGTCAACGCCTCGGCGCGGACCATCATCAACCCGGCCATCAAGGTCGAAGAGCGGCAGCAGGAAGTCGGCGAAATGGAAAAGTACAAGGCGCTGATGCAGGAGGGACTCGATATTTTTGCCGCGCTTCCAAGATCGCCGGGAGAGGAGGAGCTTTGGCAGAAGGCTAAGCCCCTGATCGGCAAGTGGAATGATGAGAACCAAACGCTGGCCGAAATAGCCTCAGCCGTTACTGTCGACGATGTCGGATACCTTCAAGGGGTGTTGGCTGCCCGCCAGATCGACCATCTTAAATGGCTGCAGAACCTCGAATACGCCATATCCCACAACCGAACTTTCAGCGGTCAACTCGACCCGGCCCGATGCGACTTGGGCCAATGGCTGAGCCACTTCGAAACGGGTGATTCAGCTCTGACTGAAATCCTGAACGGTTTCGCCGGCCCCCACGCCGCACTTCATGAGGTGGGCGGCAAGGTCAACGGGCTGCTCGCCAATGGCGACTTCAAGGGCGCCCGGCGGGTCTATGAAGAAGAGGTCATGGCAGCTGCGGCAAATATAATGAGGATTTTTGATAATGCCAAAGGCTATGCTGCCAACGTTGGCAGCGATCTGGACGTCGCGACCCAGATCGCCTTCGGCAGCGGCGAGGCAGCCTACAATGAGCTCATGGAGGTATTCGACAATCTCTACGAACTGGCCCGGTCATTGGCCGACGAGACCAATGCGAGGGCCCAGTCGACGGCGGCGAGCAGCAAGACAATCGCCCTGCTGGCCGTCCTGGCCGGAGCGATATTGGCGATGACCTTCGGGTTTTTCATATCGCGGAGCCTTTCCGACCCCCTGGCAAAAGGGGCGGCCCTGGCCGAAGAAATCGCCCGGGGTGATTTCAGCCAGCGACTCAACCTGAACCGGAAGGATGAGATCGGTCAGTTGGGAAAGGCCCTGGACGCGATGGCCGGAAGCCTGCAGGAGATGGCGGATCTGACAGAAGAGATATCGAAAGGCAACCTGACGGTCGACGTCAAACTTGCATCCGAGAAAGACCAGTTGGGCAGGGCTTTGCAGAACATGACGCGAATTCTCAACGACGTCATCGGGCAGGTCAAGTCGGCCGGAGACAACGTGGCCTCGGGGAGCCAGGCGATGAGTTCTGCCTCGGAGGAACTTTCACAGGGGGCGACCGAGCAGGCCGCATCGGCCGAAGAGGCCTCTTCCTCCATCGAGCAGATGACGGCCAACATCCGGCAGAATGCCGACAACGCCCTTCAGACGGAGAAGATCGCCGTCAAGGCCGCCGAAGACGCCCGCTCCGGAGGCAAGGCGGTCGCCGATACCATCGTGGCGATGAAGGAGATCGCCGGCAAGATCATGATCATCGAGGAGATCGCACGGCAGACCAACCTTCTGGCCCTCAACGCGGCCATCGAGGCGGCGCGGGCTGGTGAACACGGTAGAGGATTCGCGGTCGTAGCCGCCGAGGTTCGCAAACTGGCCGAGCGCAGCCAGGTTGCGGCGGGGGAAATCAATGCCCTTTCGGTCTCGAGCGTCGGAGTAGCCGAGCAGGCCGGAGACATGCTTAAAACCATGGTGCCCAACATCCAGAGAACGGCTGAGCTGGTGCAGGAGATCGCCGCCGCCAGCCGGGAACAGGACGCCGGGGCGGGGCAGATCAACAAGGCAATCCAGCAGCTTGATCTGGTTATCCAGCAGAACGCTTCGGCCTCCGAGGAGATGGCTTCAACCGCGGAGGAGCTTACCGCTCAATCGGAGCAGCTTCAGGAGATGATCTCTTTCTTCAGGTTGGCCGAGAAGAAGAATGGCAAAAAAAAGAAAAGCCTCCAGGCGGTTAAGGAGGAAATCGGTTCCGTGGAACTGCCTGGAAAAGAAGAGCCGCAAAAAGTGAAAGCCGTGGGAGCCGATGTCGATCGAAACCGTGAAGTGAAGGAAAGCAAGAAAGCCGGCATTGCCCTGGATATGGATGTCCTCAGCGACAGCATGGACGAAGAGTTCGAACGATTCTGAAACCGTATCGATACCCTTAAGGCACAGGCGAATACCATGAATAGTGCACAAGGTACCACCACGACGCAGTACCTGACCTTCAAGCTGGGTGAAGAGAATTTCGCCATCGATGTCATCAAGGCGCAGGAGGTTCTCGATTTCGTTGCTCCGACTCGGGTCCCTCAGACACCAAGTTTCATGCTCGGGGTGATCAATCTGCGCGGCAGTGTCGTGCCGGTGATCGACCTGCGCCTGAAATTCGGCCTGCGCGATGGTGAACGGACCCGCGACACCTGCATTATCGTCATGGAAATCGAAGTCGATGGAGAAAGGACGGTGGTCGGAACCCTGGTCGATTCCGTGCGGGAGGTTCTCGACCTGAACGCCGAAAATCTGGAACCGCCGCCGCGCATCGGAACGCGGCTGAAGACCGAGTTCATCAAGGCAATGGGAAAGCTGGATGGTGATTTTCTCATCATCCTCGATATTGACCGGGTCTTTTCCACCAATGAACTGGTGCTGATCGAGGATGCCCTTCAAAAAAAGAGAATGTGAAGAGGGGCTTCGCCAGGGAAGAGATCCATAACATTCAATGATAAAAAAGGAGAAGAAAATGAAGAAGCTGATCGTTCTGTTGATTGCCGCAACCATGGTCCTCGGTGTGACGGGAGCGGCGATTTCGGCCGAGATCGTCACCTGCTGGTTCCCCCCGAGCTGGAACGCCAAGGCGGAGAAGGCCCAGTCCATCACCAAGGCCCTGGCTGAGGAATCCGGAGTCATCATCCGCGCCAAGATCGCCCGCGACTACCCCGAAATTCTCAATGCCTTTTCCACCTCCAAACCCAATCTGGTCTATGTCGGCTCCTTCGCCCAGGCCATTATCAAGGCACGCAACCTCGGCACTCCGCTGGTTCAGAGCATCGACGGCAAGGAACTCTACTCGGGCATCCTGGTTTACCCCAAAGGGCAGGACCCTCAGGGGATACTTCAGCAGCATCCCGAGAAGATCGCCTTTGCCGCCGCCGCTTCCTCGGGAGAGTCGTGCGCCATGGCCGCGACAGGCGGCAAGTCGGCCATAAAGGTGGCCAGCCATGAGGCGGCTTCCCGCGCCGTGGAGTCGGGAGAAGCCAAGGCGGCCGTGGTCAAGAACTGGTGGTGGGAAGCCAGCAAGGTGAATCATCCTTCCCTGGAAAGCTATGAGATCCCGGGTGTGTCGCTCAGCGGAAATCCCGACAACGTGCTGACGGCCTCCAACGCCGTCTCCGAAGAAACCCGGTCCAGGATTTCCAAGGCTGCCCTGCTGCGCAAAGATGTCTTCGGGGCGAATAAAATGGTGCCCTTCGATGCAGCACGACTCGATTTCAGCCTCTCGCTGATGCGCAAGGGCAACATCGACCCCCTGAAGTACACCTGGTAATTGCAACTTTTGCCGGCCGGCTTCCGCCAAAAGAGGAACCGGCCGGCAAAAGCACCATCTTGCATATGAATGGAAAGGGAAAGGGTATGGATCCTGCCAAGGCGCAAGCTGAGCTCTGTCTCCCCGGCGCCCCGGGCATGGCCGACTGGGATCGAGAGGGTCAGGTTACTCACGGAAGTAATTCACTCCGTGCCGCGTATCCTCTTTCCGAGAAGGGTTTTGCCCGATTCGGTCAATTGGTGCAGAACTGCTGCGGCATCAGAATGCCGCAGCAGAAAAAAAGTATGATGGAGGCAAGGCTGCGCAAGCGATTGCGGGCACTCGGTCTCGAAGACTTTGAGGAATACGAGGAATATCTCTTCAGCGAGAAGGGGCGACGGGAAGAACTCGTTCATTTTCTCGATGTAATGACCACGAACAAAACCGATTTTTTCAGGGAACCCGCTCATTTCGATTTTCTTGTCAATGTTGCCCTGCCGCGCCTGGTGCACAGCTACGGCGTCGGAATCAACAAAAAACTCCGGGTATGGAGCGCCGGCTGCTCCACAGGTGAGGAGCCATACACGCTGGCCATGGTGCTGGCGGAGTTCTCAGAAAAAGTTCCCGAATTCGATTTTTCGATATTGGCGACGGACATCTCGACCCGCGTACTCGAGACGGGTAGATGTGGCATCTATGACGAAAAAAAGATTGGCGAGGCGATCCCGGCCACGTTGAAAAGAAAGTACCTGCTCCGCAGCAAGGATCCCGAACGCAAGCTCGTCCGCATCGTCCCCGAACTGCGCTCGAAGGTGGTGTTCCGCCGCCTCAATTTCATGGAGGAGGATTTCGGCATCCGGGAGCCGATCGATATCATCTTCTGCAGAAACGTGATCATCTACTTCGATCGCTCCACTCAGGAGAAGCTGCTGCATCGTCTCGGCAGCCATATCTTTCCCGGTCGCTACCTGTTCATGGGCCATTCCGAAACCCTGAGTGGAATGAATCTTCCCCTCTCCCAGGTTGCTCCTTCCGTCTACCGGAAGGAGTGATAACCCTTTTCCCGGAACGAGCGCTGTACATGCCCGCGAAAATAGAGGTACTGATCGTTGATGATTCAGCGGTTGTCCGACAGGCCCTGACGGAGATACTCGCAGCCGACCCCGAGATCAATGTCATGGGAGCTGCCGCCGATCCCTACATCGCGGCCCAGAAAATCCGGATGCAGATCCCGCACGTCATCACCCTCGATCTGGAAATGCCGCGCATGGACGGCCTTACCTTTCTTCGCAAGATCATGAGCCAGCAGCCGATTCCCGTGGTTATCTGCTCCAGCCTGGCAGCTGCCGGAGCTGAGACCACACTGAAAGCACTGCAATATGGAGCAGTGGATATCATTGCCAAACCCCAATTGGGGGTGAAGGGCTTTCTGGACGAATCGAGAGTGCTTATCTGCGACGCCGTCAAGGCGGCGGCAAGAGCCAGACTGAAACTTCTCCGTGCTCCCGCGATGCCGGTTGCGCCCAAGCTAAACGCGGATGCGGTCCTGCACAAGAGGGCATTTCCCGAAATGATCGGGACCACGGAAAAAGTGGTGGTTGTGGGGGCCTCCACGGGAGGTACGGAGGCGTTGAGAGTTTTTCTCGAGGGGCTTCCCCACGAGGCCCCCGGAGTGGTGATCGTTCAGCACATGCCGCCGGTCTTCACCGCGGCATTCGCCCGCCGCCTGGATTCGCTCTGCCGCATCACCGTTCAGGAGGCGACGAACGGCGACAGCGTCATCCCGGGGCGTGCGCTGATCGCCCCCGGCAACCGGCATATGCTGCTGAAGCGCAACGGCGCCCGCTATTACGTGGAAATCAAGGACGGTCCTCTGGTCTGCCGCCATCGTCCTTCAGTGGATGTGCTTTTCCGCTCCGCCTCTCGGTACGCCGGGAAGAATGCCGTGGGAGTGCTGATGACGGGAATGGGGGATGACGGAGCCCGCGGTCTGCTAGAGATGAAGGAGGCCGGCGCCTCGACCCTGGCCCAGGACGAGTCTTCCTGCGTGGTTTTTGGAATGCCCAGAGAAGCCATCCGTCTGGGGGCGGTCGACAAGGTGCTGCCACTTCATCGCATTGCCCCGGCGGTCATGCAGGAGTGTGCTGCCGTCCCGCTTGCATGAATCTTTTTCCATTCGAAGCCTCGGGAGTAAGAATGCACGAAATGAGTGATCAACAATTGATTGAAGCCCTACGGGAGCGCTTCGAATTTAATCGCAGGGCGTTGCACGATCTTCAGGCCGTCACCCGGCAACTGGAGAAGACGAACCGGAGGCTTCAGGAATCGGAAGCCCTCAAAAGTCATTTTCTTTCCAATATCCGCAACGAGATCAACAACCCGCTGACCGCCATCCTCGGATGGGCGAAGCAGATGGGGAGCAGGGAACTTGGCGGCGAAAAAGTATCCGCCATCGCGCGGATGATTCATGATGAAGCCTTCCATCTCGATTTTCAGCTGCAGAACATCTTTATGGCCGCCGAACTGGAAGCCGGGGAAGCCGTTCCCGACTTTTCCATGGTGGACGTCGCTGCGATGATCGAGGCCATCTCCGATTCCCTGCGCGAGCGTGCCGCCTTGAAAGGGGTCTCGCTGAACGTGCCTGTCGAAGGGCCGCTTTTTTTTAACACCGATGCCCGGATGCTTCATCTAATAATTGCCAACCTGCTCGTCAATGCCGTGGAATACACCCCTGTCGGAGGAAGGATCATGACCACGGCCGGGTGTGACAGCGGCGGGCTTAAGCTGGAGGTGGAAAATCCGGGCCACGGGATTCCTCCCGAATGCCAGGAACTGGTCTTCGATCGGTTCCGTCAACTGGAGACGGGGACGACCAAAAGCCACCCGGGACATGGGCTTGGGCTGAGCATCACCAAGGCCCTCTCCGAGCTGCAGGGAGGTTCGATCTCCCTGAACAGCGATACAGAGAAGGGATGCATCGTGACCGTGTTTCTGCCTGAACCACCGGCCGGCTCAAACGTCATGGCCGAGGAAGGCAATTTCTTTCTCTTTCTGGATTCCGAAGCTCTGTGACGATCGCCCGGACAAGACACCTGCCCGCCGGGTCCGCTGCGGAAATCCCGACTCACTTTCTCTACCCGGGTACTGTATTTATCCATCCTGAACCTCACCGGGTGACGACGGTCCTGGGGTCCTGCATCTCGGTGTGCCTCTGGGACCGGTCGGCTGGGGTCGGAGGTATCAATCATTTTCTGCTTCCACTCTGGAACGGCGAAGGGCTTTCCACTCCCCGCTACGGCAATATAGCCATCGAGCGGCTCCTCGAGGGGATGCTGCGTCTTGGATGCCGCAGGGAGAGCATGGTCGCCAAGGTTTTTGGCGGCGCTACCATGTGGAGCAACCCCAACGGCCTGATCGCCATCGGAAAGCGCAATGTGGAACTGGCCTGGAAGATGCTTCAGGAGCAGCAAATTCCGATTCTCGGTTCGCAGGTGGGAGGGGATGTCGGGCGAAAAATTATTTTCCATTCCGGCACCGGAGAGGTCATGCTGAGGCGGTGTGCACCCGCGCGGCCCTGTGCGCCTGCCTCTCTTCCCTGACGTTCGCCTTCCTGTCCCTTCCCATCCCCCGTTCTTCCTCGGAACCGGCGCTTTCATTCTCGACCTCGCGCGGGCGCCAGTGGCACAGCCCGGCCGCGAGGAAACCGATCAACATCAGAAATTCGAACATGTTTTACCTCCTGTCTGTATATACTCCAAGAATAACCACGGTCAGTGACAGAATGTGTCATGCTGTTTAGGGTGGGAAGGATTCCGATGCGGGAAACGCATCCGGGAGCTTGGCTTTTGTCCGCCCCAGGTGTATAAACGTTCCGCAAACGTTTTCGACACCTCCAGCAGGATTACCGCAAGGCAGACCATGAACGTTATAGATGTCACCGATGTGCACAAGAGCTACGGCCCCCGCATCATTCTGGGGGGTGTGACCTTCTTTGTCGGCGAGGGCGAGAAGGTGGGGGTGGTCGGCCGCAACGGGTGTGGAAAATCGACTCTGCTGCGGATCCTGGCCGCCCAGGAGCCTCCCGACAGCGGAGAAATACGGCGAAAAAGAAATCTCACCGCCGACTACCTTCCCCAGGAGCCGCCCCTCGACCCCGCCCTCAGCATCCGCCAGACCCTCGATGCCTGTCTTGCCGAGGCGCAGGAGAAGCGCGGGCGTTTCCAGACAATTTCCGAGGCGCTCGGTGGTGCAGGGGGAGCCGAGGCGGAAAGGTTGCTGGACGAGCAGCACCGGCTGCAGGATTGGCTCGATCTGCATCAGGGATGGAATCCCGATCACAAGATGGAGCAGGTCTGCGACCGTCTCGGTATCAGCGATCTCGAGCAGGTAGTCGGCACCCTCTCCGGCGGCTGGCGCAAGCGGGTGGCGCTCGCCGGGATGCTGCTGCGCGAACCCGAGCTGCTTCTCCTCGACGAGCCGACCAACCATCTCGATGCCGACACCGTGGCCTGGCTGGAGGAGGCTCTGCGCCAATATCCCGGTGCGGTGGTCCTGGTCACTCATGATCGCTACTTTCTCGACCGCGTGGTGGGGCGCATGTTCGAGGTGGACGGCGGCGAGCTGACCCAGTACACGGGGGGCTACAGCGCCTATCTGGAGCAGAAGCGGGAGCGGCTTGAGCAGGAAGGCCGGTCTCAGAGCCGGCTGGCCAATCTCCTGCGGCGCGAAGAGGCCTGGCTGCATCGCGGCGCCAAGGCCCGCACCACCAAGCAGAAAGCCCGCATCGACAGGGTCGGCGAGCTGCAGCAGCAGAAAAAGGACGTGGGCGCCAGGGATGTGAAGCTTGATTTCACCCTCGATCGGCGCCTCGGCGGCACGATCCTCGAATTGCGGGATCTGGATGTCCGGCTCGGGGGAAAGGAGCTGCTGGAGAAGTTCTCCTTCATCCTGCGCAAAGGGGAGCGGATCGGCATCCTCGGTCCCAACGGCTGCGGCAAGACGACCCTGCTCAAAACCGTGCTCGGCGAAATCGCACCGGCGGCAGGCGAGGTGGTGCTGGGCAAAAATACCCGCATCGGCTATCTCGATCAGGAGCGCAGCGGCCTCGATGAGGACCAGTTCGTCCCCGAGGCTCTCGGCGAAGGGGAATGGGTCACGGTCGGCGATAGGAAGCGGCACAAGATCGGATACCTGGAGGATTTTCTCTTCACCCGCGACGAACAGCGAAAGCGCGTCTCCACCCTCTCGGGAGGAGAGCGGGCGAGGCTCCTGCTGGCCAAGCTGATGCTCGAAGGGGCCAATCTGCTGATCCTCGACGAGCCGACCAACGATCTGGACATTCCCACCCTGCAGGTCCTCGAAGAGGCGTTCAACGACTACTCCGGGTGCGTTCTCGTGGTGACCCACGACCGCTGGTTCCTCGATCGGGTCGCCACCGGCATTCTGCACTTCGAAGGGGAGGGGGAGGTGACCTTCCACACCGGAAATTACGAAGACTTCCAGCGGTTCAAGGCAATGGAGCAGGAGGAGCAACGCGAGCGGCAGAAGGCGATCGCCAGAGCAGCGTCTGCGGCGCCCCGGGAAAAGAAAAGGACCGGCCTCGGCTACAAGGAAAAACTGGAGCTGGAGACCGTGGAGCTGGAGATCGAGAAAGCGGAGGGGCGAAAGCTGGAGCTGGAGCGTCTCCTGGGCGATCCGTCTCGGCTGGAAGGGGGTGCCGCCCGCCTCGAGGAGGTGGCCCGGGAGTTCGCCGAGCTTGATGCTCGGCTGGGGGTACTTTTTGAACGTTGGGAAGTGCTGGAGCTGAAGCGGGAAGGGGCGGGCTGACCATCATTTTTGCCCGACTTCGCCGTTGACAACGCCTCCTCAAATCGTATACAGTATGCAGTATTTCGAGGGCCGGTTGGGCTTTGTGACCGGCTTTGCCACCTTCGAACAGGCCGTTCGAAGACGACTTCGAACCAGGCTGCAAGACATTTCGTACGGCCGCGCGGCGCATGGCCCCGGGCCGAAAATTTATCATGGAGGAGAGAGATGATCGAAGCCTATCTGAGACATGAAGAGGAGCGCAACGCCCAGGGGATCCCGGCGCTGCCCCTCAATCCCGAGCAGACCGCCGCGCTGTGCGAACTGCTGCAGAACCCTCCGGCCGGCAAGGAGGACTTCCTGCTCAACCTGTTCACCGAGCGCGTCTCGCCCGGCGTCGATCCCGCCGCCGAGGTCAAGGCCGATTTTCTCGGCAAGATTCTCAAGGGTGAGGCCGCCTCGCCCCTGATCTCCAAGAAGGACGCCGTCCGGATTCTCGGCACCATGATCGGCGGCTACAATGTCAAGCCTCTGGTCGATGCCCTCAAGGATGGCGGACTGGCTGATGAGGCCGCCTGCGCCCTCTCCAGAATCACCCTTGTTTACGATGCTTTCGACGAAGTCCTGGCCCTGTCCCAATCCAATGCCGCCGCCAAGAAGGTGATCGAGTCCTGGGCCAATGCCGAATGGTTCACCAGCCGCCCCGGCGTGCCCGAGACCATCAAAGTCAAGGTCTACAAGGTCGACGGCGAGATCAACACCGACGACTTCTCTCCGGCCGGCGATGCCTGGAGCCGCCCCGACATCCCGCTGCATGCACTGGCGATGGGAAAGACACGGTTCCCTGACGGCAACGCCAAGATCGCCAGGTTCCGCGAAGACGGCTATCAGGTGGCTTTCGTCGGCGACGTGGTCGGCACCGGCTCCTCCCGCAAGTCGGCCTGCAACTCGGTGCTGTGGCACATCGGCAACGAGATTCCGGCCGTTCCCAACAAGAAAACCGGCGGAGTGATCATCGGCGGCGTCATCGCCCCCATCTTCTTCAATACCGCCCAGGACTCCGGCGCCCTGCCGCTGAAAATGGACGTTTCCAAGTTCAATACCGGCGACGTGATCGTCATCAACACCGCCAAGGGCGAAGTGACCAGCGAAGCCGGTGAAGTGCTCACCACCTTCGGCGTCAGCCCGAACACCGTCCCCGACGAGTTCCGCGCCGGCGGCCGCATCCCTCTGATCATCGGCCGAGCCCTGACCGATAAGGCGAGAGCCGCCCTCGGCCTGCCGGCTACCGACATCTTCACCCTGCCGGTCAACCCGACTCCGAAAGCGGGTCAGGGCTACTCGCTGGCCCAGAAGATGGTCGGCCGCGCCTGCGGCGCCACCGGCATTCTCCCAGGCACCGCCTGCGAACCGAAGATGACCACCGTCGGCTCCCAGGACACCACCGGCCCGATGACCGCCGACGAGCTCAAGGAGCTGGCCTGCCTCAGGTTCCAGGCGCCAATGTTCATGCAGTCCTTCTGCCACACCGCCGCCTATCCCAAGCCGGCGGACGTGAAGATGCACAAGAACTTGCCCGGCTTCATCGCCGAGCGCGCCGGCGTCGCCCTGCGCCCCGGCGACGGCGTCATCCACTCCTGGCTCAACCGCCTGCTCGTTCCCGACACCGTCGGCACCGGCGGCGACTCCCACACCCGCTTCCCCATCGGCATCAGCTTCCCGGCCGGCTCCGGCCTGGTCGCCTTCGCCGGCGCCATGGGCTTCATGCCTCTGGACATGCCCGAAAGCGTGCTGGTACGCTTCAAAGGGGAATTCAACCCTGGTATCACCCTGCGCGACGCCGTAAACGCCATCCCTTACTGGGCCATCAAGCAGGGGCTGCTCACCGTCCCCAAGAAGAACAAGGTCAACATCTTCAACGGCCGCATCCTCGAGATGGAGGGTCTTCCCGACCTCTCCGTCGAGCAGGCCTTCGAGCTGACCGACGCCGCCGCCGAGCGCTCCGCCGCCGCCGGCTGCATCCAGCTCTCCGAAGAGAGCGTCTGCACTTACCTGCGCTCCAACATCGCCCTGATGGAGAAGATGATCGAGGAGGGCTATCAGGACCCGCAGACTCTTCGCAACCGCATCGACGCCGTCAAGGAGTGGCTGAAGGATCCGAAGCTCCTCAAGGCCGACGCCGACGCCGAGTACGCCGCGGTCATCGAGATCGACCTGGCCGAGATCACCGAGCCGATCCTGGCCTGCCCCAACGACCCGGACGACGTCAAGCTCCTCTCCGAGGTGGCCGGCACCGAGATCCAGGACGTCTTCCTCGGCTCCTGCATGACCAACATCGGCCACTTCCGCGCCGCCGCCGAGATCTGGCGCGGCCAGAAGTTCAACCCGGCCGTGCGCACCTGGATCTGCCCGCCGACCCGGATGGATCAGGAGAAGCTCAAGGAGGAGGCGCTCTTCTCCGTCTACAGCGCCATGGGCGCTCGCATCGAGATCGCCGGCTGCTCCCTGTGCATGGGGAACCAGGCCCGGGTCCCCGACGGGGTGAACATGTTCTCCACCTCGACCCGCAACTTCGACGACCGCATCGGCAACGGGGCCAAGGTCTATCTCGGCTCCGCCGAGCTCGGAGCGGTGATCAGCACCATTAGCAAAATTCCCACCCCCGCGGAGTATATGGCCGTCTATAAAGAGAAGGTCGCGCCGAAGAAGGAGGCGATCTACAAGTACCTGCAGTTTGATGAGATGCCCGAGTACAAAAAGACGGCGTAAGGTTGGAAAAGCTTGATGCTGAGAGGCTGAAGGCATGAAATGAGAACCCCCGCTCGGGATGTGCCCGGGCGGGGGTTTTTGCTAAGGGGACTTTGACGAAGGCGGGACAGGAGTCGCTTTTAAACAGATCGTTTGCGGCGCCGCTTACTTGACGAAGTAGCCGGCGACCCTCCAGGTCTTGTCCCTGTCCAGCATCACCGTTATGATTTCGCTTGCGTCCGGGTTAGCCTCAAAGGAGGTA
The window above is part of the Desulfuromonas sp. TF genome. Proteins encoded here:
- the acnB gene encoding bifunctional aconitate hydratase 2/2-methylisocitrate dehydratase, coding for MIEAYLRHEEERNAQGIPALPLNPEQTAALCELLQNPPAGKEDFLLNLFTERVSPGVDPAAEVKADFLGKILKGEAASPLISKKDAVRILGTMIGGYNVKPLVDALKDGGLADEAACALSRITLVYDAFDEVLALSQSNAAAKKVIESWANAEWFTSRPGVPETIKVKVYKVDGEINTDDFSPAGDAWSRPDIPLHALAMGKTRFPDGNAKIARFREDGYQVAFVGDVVGTGSSRKSACNSVLWHIGNEIPAVPNKKTGGVIIGGVIAPIFFNTAQDSGALPLKMDVSKFNTGDVIVINTAKGEVTSEAGEVLTTFGVSPNTVPDEFRAGGRIPLIIGRALTDKARAALGLPATDIFTLPVNPTPKAGQGYSLAQKMVGRACGATGILPGTACEPKMTTVGSQDTTGPMTADELKELACLRFQAPMFMQSFCHTAAYPKPADVKMHKNLPGFIAERAGVALRPGDGVIHSWLNRLLVPDTVGTGGDSHTRFPIGISFPAGSGLVAFAGAMGFMPLDMPESVLVRFKGEFNPGITLRDAVNAIPYWAIKQGLLTVPKKNKVNIFNGRILEMEGLPDLSVEQAFELTDAAAERSAAAGCIQLSEESVCTYLRSNIALMEKMIEEGYQDPQTLRNRIDAVKEWLKDPKLLKADADAEYAAVIEIDLAEITEPILACPNDPDDVKLLSEVAGTEIQDVFLGSCMTNIGHFRAAAEIWRGQKFNPAVRTWICPPTRMDQEKLKEEALFSVYSAMGARIEIAGCSLCMGNQARVPDGVNMFSTSTRNFDDRIGNGAKVYLGSAELGAVISTISKIPTPAEYMAVYKEKVAPKKEAIYKYLQFDEMPEYKKTA
- a CDS encoding ABC-F family ATP-binding cassette domain-containing protein; the encoded protein is MNVIDVTDVHKSYGPRIILGGVTFFVGEGEKVGVVGRNGCGKSTLLRILAAQEPPDSGEIRRKRNLTADYLPQEPPLDPALSIRQTLDACLAEAQEKRGRFQTISEALGGAGGAEAERLLDEQHRLQDWLDLHQGWNPDHKMEQVCDRLGISDLEQVVGTLSGGWRKRVALAGMLLREPELLLLDEPTNHLDADTVAWLEEALRQYPGAVVLVTHDRYFLDRVVGRMFEVDGGELTQYTGGYSAYLEQKRERLEQEGRSQSRLANLLRREEAWLHRGAKARTTKQKARIDRVGELQQQKKDVGARDVKLDFTLDRRLGGTILELRDLDVRLGGKELLEKFSFILRKGERIGILGPNGCGKTTLLKTVLGEIAPAAGEVVLGKNTRIGYLDQERSGLDEDQFVPEALGEGEWVTVGDRKRHKIGYLEDFLFTRDEQRKRVSTLSGGERARLLLAKLMLEGANLLILDEPTNDLDIPTLQVLEEAFNDYSGCVLVVTHDRWFLDRVATGILHFEGEGEVTFHTGNYEDFQRFKAMEQEEQRERQKAIARAASAAPREKKRTGLGYKEKLELETVELEIEKAEGRKLELERLLGDPSRLEGGAARLEEVAREFAELDARLGVLFERWEVLELKREGAG